In [Chlorobium] sp. 445, the genomic window GGCTACATTCAGTCGGGCAGTGCAACAAGTTTCATTGGTTCAGCAGCTGGTGTGCTAGCGATCGTTGGTGCATACCTCTACCAAACGCAAGAGTGGGCAAAATGGCTATGCTTTGCAGCGGCGCTGGCAATTATTGGCGGCTTAGGAGCAAGACTGCCGGGAGCCTTCTCCAAAATTAGTGCCGGCGAAGCCACACTCGGTGAATACTGGGTACGCTTCTCACTTGTTGGGCTTTCTTTGCTCTTTATTGTCTACTTCTTCTTTGGCTTGAAACAAAACACGAATACGGCATCATAGGCTCATAGGGCAAAAGCATCTTGCGAATTCCAAGAGAGTTTCGTAAATACAAAGTAAGAGTCATCACTAAATTTGATGCAAAAGATTTACTGAAAAAGTCATGAAGAAAGCACTTCTTACTGCAGTTCTTGTTATCGGAATTTCTCTTTCGACACAAGCGCAATTTGCCAAAGATGTGCCTCGTCAAACTGTTGAAGATGGAACGGCAGCGGTATTCCAAAAGCCTTCCGAGAGCTTCTTCGGACAACTCTTAGGTCCAGCCTTTGACGCGAATCATTTTCAGATGTATCACTCTTACTCGCTCTCCTATAACTCTTTCTTTGGAAACACCGTAGGCGAGTATGTCAATACGATGATTTACCAATTTGACTTCCCGCTTGCTGTTCGCGCCGATATCGGAGTCATTCATCAGCCTTTCGGCGTGACGCCCATGCAGCAGCAATTTCTTGGCGGACAGAATCTCTTTCAGGGTATCTATCTCAAGAATCTTCAAGCGGTCTATAAGCCCACGAAAGACATTACCATTGGGCTAAGTTTTCAGCAAATTCCGCAAGGACAATGGTTCTGGGGCAATCCCTGGGGAATGAGCAGAATGGGGCTGATGAGAGACCCCTATTGGGGCTGGTAAAAAATTTTCTTTCATGGCGCAAAATCGCCGTTGGTCAAGGGCTATGCTCTGAAGCCGACGGCGATTTTTATTTTGGCTTAGTGCTGAGTATGAAGTGCACTTCGACAGTCATGCTGCTTTTCTATGCAAGCCTAGCTTCTGCACAACTCCACACACCTTTTCAACCGCCGACTCTAATTATAGATGCAAAAGCAGGTGTGAGCGCAATAATTCCGCCCGACTTTTCACGGTGGAGTGAAACGGTTCGACTGGTACGCAGTCCAGATGTGCGCACAAGCCTTGATGCGGGCGGCACGCTGCTGCTGCGCCTGAGCGAATCGCTCTACGGCGGAATAGATTTAAGCTATGGCTTCTTTGAAGATGCTATTGACGCAACCACAGGTGTGCAACAACTGCGCTTGACAGGGACGATACTAACGCCGTCAGCAGTCATAGCATTTGTACCGATTGAGCCGCTGCAAAGCCGCGCTTTAGTAAAATTTACTTTCGGAGCAGGTGCGCTCTTTGGAACGGTGAGCAATACGCTGGCTGCACCGCAAGCATATTCAACGATTGGTGCCGCCCTGCTAGCTGAGTTTACATTTGGCTTGCCACTAGGTGAGTCTGTTGTGGCAACATTCAATGCTGCACTGCGTGGCGGTCTGACAAGTGGAGCACAGAATGGCAGTGTGCGCTTAGAGTATCTTGATAGCGATAGACAAGTTAAGCCCGTTACGCTAACTTTTATTGCAGGAGTGATTCGTTTTGGTATTGCACTTAAGCTCTAGTAGGCTGATGAGAGATCATGCTGTGCGTTTTGCATAGAATCCGTATCTTATAAGATAAGAACATTTTCAAAAGTTGTAACAATCATCTATGACCATCAAGTTTGGCACATCTGGCTGGCGAGCAGTTATCGCCGACGAATTTACTTACGCTAATCTCACACTCGTGCTGGAATCCATTGTAGCGTATCTGCAAGAAAACAAGTTAGATGAAAAAGGTATCATCATTGGACGCGATACACGCTTTGGAGGTGAAGACTTTGCACAATATGCCGCACGTGTTTTAGCTGCAAGCGGCATCAAAGTATTTCTATGTGAGCGCGATGTCCCAACGCCTGTCATCAGCTATGAGATTCGGCGCCGAAGAGCAGGGGGCGGTATCAACTTCACAGCCTCGCACAATCCGCCTGAATATCAAGGCTTGAAATTCTCGACGGCAGATGGTGCACCAGCCTTGCCTGAAATTACCAAGCAGTTTGAGCAAGCCTTTGCAGAACGCTATGCAAAGGAGATAGCAAATCCGCACGAGCGCCGTTATCCTGAATTTCAAACACTGCTTGCTCAAGGTAAAATTGAAATCATTGACCCAAATCCTACTTACTTGCAGCGTCTCAGTGAGATTGTCGACACGAAAGTTATTGCAGAGTCAGGTATCAAAGTCATCTACGATGCAATGTACGGTACAGCGCGTGGCTACACAGATAAATTCTTGAAAGATTTGGGAGTAGATGTAGAAACGATGCACGACTGGCGCGATGTCTACTTTGGCGGTCGTCCACCAGAACCGTCAGAAAAGAACATTCCTGAACTCATTGCGCGTGTCAAAGAATTGGGGGCTAAAGGGGAG contains:
- a CDS encoding phosphoglucomutase is translated as MTIKFGTSGWRAVIADEFTYANLTLVLESIVAYLQENKLDEKGIIIGRDTRFGGEDFAQYAARVLAASGIKVFLCERDVPTPVISYEIRRRRAGGGINFTASHNPPEYQGLKFSTADGAPALPEITKQFEQAFAERYAKEIANPHERRYPEFQTLLAQGKIEIIDPNPTYLQRLSEIVDTKVIAESGIKVIYDAMYGTARGYTDKFLKDLGVDVETMHDWRDVYFGGRPPEPSEKNIPELIARVKELGAKGEFVIGIANDGDADRYAAIDSTGRYLQANQLLAILFHYALKHKPNWKGCVVRTLATTHLIDAIANKEGIKLYDVPVGFKYIGEIMMREDMIIGGEESNGLSVYQHIPEKDGILACLLFVEITARTREPLSEYLNMLHAQYGYFSTVRENLRLSEEQKNALLSRLQHQTPNAVAGKEVVRVDKRDGVKMICNDDSWLLVRFSGTEPVVRFYAESHSEARTQEIIEFAKSLI